The proteins below are encoded in one region of Neoasaia chiangmaiensis:
- the rplA gene encoding 50S ribosomal protein L1 — MAKNKRLNAARATVERNKPYALDEAINLVKSNAKAKFDETVEISLNLGIDPRHADQMVRGLISLPNGTGKTLRVGVFARGAKAEEAQAAGAEVVGAEDLAEKVQNGEIAFDRCIATPDMMALVGRLGKILGPRGLMPNPRLGTVTMDVKGAITAAKSGQVEYRAEKAGIVHAGVGKASFDAAKLEENIRALVDAVQKARPSGAKGTYLKKAALSSTMGPGLRLDVTTLGA; from the coding sequence ATGGCCAAGAACAAGCGTCTGAACGCTGCGCGCGCGACCGTCGAGCGCAACAAGCCGTATGCCCTGGACGAGGCGATCAACCTCGTGAAGAGCAATGCGAAGGCGAAGTTCGACGAGACTGTCGAAATCTCGCTGAATCTGGGCATCGATCCGCGTCATGCCGACCAGATGGTGCGTGGCCTAATCTCCCTGCCGAATGGCACGGGCAAGACGTTGCGCGTCGGTGTTTTCGCACGTGGTGCGAAGGCTGAGGAAGCGCAGGCGGCTGGTGCGGAAGTCGTTGGTGCGGAAGATCTGGCCGAAAAGGTTCAGAACGGTGAAATCGCGTTCGATCGTTGCATTGCGACGCCGGACATGATGGCGCTGGTCGGTCGTCTGGGTAAGATCCTCGGCCCGCGTGGTCTGATGCCGAACCCCCGTCTCGGCACCGTGACGATGGACGTCAAGGGTGCGATCACGGCGGCGAAGTCGGGTCAGGTCGAGTATCGCGCCGAAAAGGCCGGTATCGTCCACGCTGGCGTTGGCAAGGCTTCTTTCGATGCGGCCAAGCTGGAAGAGAACATCCGCGCGTTGGTCGATGCGGTGCAGAAGGCCCGTCCGTCGGGTGCGAAGGGCACGTATCTGAAGAAGGCGGCGCTGTCTTCCACGATGGGTCCGGGTCTGCGTCTCGACGTCACCACGCTGGGCGCCTGA
- a CDS encoding efflux transporter outer membrane subunit: MASLSACDLAPDYHPPSYLYPNGWRGHGVMTDGRPADGTPHGDWWKMFKDPELDALEGRMLLVNPDLQAQAEAFTQSRDIARETEAQLYPQVTGNAGGAKYKSSLTRLWRSSSTALTYESSEFYSGAATWEPDFWDRIRNNTRLQKNLAQASAADYANTRLSLEAELASDYIGLRGLDAQIAVYADSIRYYQTAVQITKLRQSGAIAAGLDVSRAEDQLYSTMASQSNAVAQRQVLEHAIAVLTNTVPAAFHVVPETSQNMRFGNVYVAAGLPSQLLERRPDVAAAERNMAAASRAIGVSRAAFYPDVTFSASGGFMNNGFDLANLANSMWQYGVQAVEPLFTGGLRRAALQRAWSQYRQSADNYRSVVLSAFQDVEDGLSQTGQFKVQQERQAQAVAAALRTQRMTMALYTGGLTNYLDVVVAQQAALVARIDEVQAQTIQLQATVRLVRALGGGWDRSELPSIKSIDPIHALQYEGLHHPLPAGGIETHESPADGDLGGNYALPQVAGGLTAPSQGR, translated from the coding sequence ATGGCATCGCTGAGTGCCTGCGATCTGGCGCCGGATTATCACCCGCCGAGCTATCTCTACCCGAATGGCTGGCGTGGTCATGGCGTCATGACCGATGGCAGGCCGGCGGACGGCACGCCGCACGGCGACTGGTGGAAGATGTTCAAGGATCCGGAACTGGACGCGCTGGAGGGGCGCATGCTTCTGGTCAATCCTGACCTTCAGGCACAGGCGGAAGCGTTCACGCAGTCCCGTGATATTGCGCGTGAAACCGAAGCCCAGCTCTATCCGCAGGTAACGGGTAACGCGGGGGGTGCGAAATACAAAAGCTCGCTGACGCGGTTGTGGCGGTCGTCATCGACGGCGCTGACATACGAATCGAGTGAATTCTATAGTGGTGCTGCGACGTGGGAGCCGGATTTCTGGGACCGCATCCGTAACAACACGCGGTTGCAGAAGAACCTCGCGCAGGCTTCGGCGGCGGATTACGCCAATACGCGGCTGAGCCTGGAGGCAGAACTCGCCTCGGACTATATCGGCCTGCGCGGGCTGGATGCCCAGATCGCGGTTTATGCCGACTCGATCCGCTATTACCAGACCGCGGTGCAGATCACGAAGCTGCGCCAGAGTGGTGCGATCGCGGCCGGGCTCGATGTCTCGCGCGCGGAAGATCAGCTCTATTCGACCATGGCGTCGCAGAGTAACGCGGTCGCGCAGCGGCAGGTGCTGGAACACGCGATCGCCGTTCTGACCAATACGGTGCCGGCGGCATTCCATGTTGTTCCGGAAACGTCCCAGAATATGCGATTCGGCAATGTTTACGTTGCCGCCGGGTTGCCGTCGCAATTGCTGGAGCGTCGTCCGGACGTGGCGGCTGCCGAGCGGAATATGGCAGCGGCGAGCCGGGCGATCGGTGTGTCGCGTGCGGCGTTCTATCCTGACGTGACGTTCAGCGCCTCCGGCGGCTTCATGAACAATGGGTTCGATCTGGCCAATCTGGCGAACTCCATGTGGCAATACGGCGTGCAGGCCGTGGAACCTCTGTTCACCGGTGGCCTGCGGCGCGCCGCCTTGCAAAGGGCCTGGTCGCAGTATCGCCAGAGTGCCGATAACTACCGTTCCGTCGTGCTTTCGGCATTCCAGGATGTGGAAGACGGGTTGAGCCAGACGGGCCAGTTCAAGGTTCAGCAGGAACGCCAGGCACAGGCGGTGGCCGCGGCCTTGCGCACGCAGCGCATGACCATGGCGCTATATACTGGTGGGCTGACGAACTATCTCGACGTCGTTGTCGCACAGCAGGCGGCGCTGGTGGCCCGGATCGACGAGGTGCAGGCGCAGACGATTCAGCTTCAGGCGACCGTGCGTCTTGTGCGCGCTCTTGGCGGTGGCTGGGATCGCAGCGAACTGCCCAGCATCAAGTCGATCGATCCGATTCACGCCCTGCAATACGAGGGGCTGCATCATCCGCTGCCGGCCGGCGGGATCGAGACACATGAATCCCCGGCGGATGGCGATCTGGGCGGCAATTATGCGCTGCCGCAGGTGGCCGGGGGCTTGACAGCTCCCTCTCAGGGGCGGTAA
- a CDS encoding efflux RND transporter periplasmic adaptor subunit codes for MSQVHQPTPHRSGRSRLILLVLVAIAIILAIWGIVERSAHYSALTSEADEESKPTVSLIQAEPGPKVRHLNLPANLAAWYQAPIYAQVSGYVKMWYKDYGAHVKTGDVLAEINTPSLDAQYEAAKANYNVVMARYRLAVITADRWAALKGTQAVSRQEVDVQAANAAAEKAQVDQAQHEVDRYVALENFKKIVAPFDGVVTSRLVNVGDYVNAGGGDVNSRGSASELFTVADMHRMRVFVSVPQDYAAVISDKLRAKLTVPQYPGKEYQAEFLATAQAFNAATRTVTTELTVGNDDQTLWPDSYATAHFEAPGDPSVLILPENALLFRAQGMQVVEIVNNRVHLVDVKVGINFGTTVQILGGVTTHDQIVANPTADMLEGQEVRVQPPTPGYNEATAMPRRNVPNPHDDTRAMPEDNSPSPEAGARQ; via the coding sequence GTGAGCCAGGTGCACCAGCCAACCCCGCATCGCAGCGGCCGCTCACGGCTTATCCTGCTGGTGCTTGTCGCCATCGCCATCATCCTGGCGATCTGGGGCATCGTCGAGCGCAGTGCGCATTACAGCGCCCTGACCAGTGAGGCCGATGAAGAGTCCAAGCCCACTGTCTCGCTCATCCAGGCTGAGCCGGGGCCGAAGGTGCGTCACCTGAACCTGCCTGCCAATCTGGCGGCGTGGTATCAGGCGCCGATCTATGCGCAGGTCTCCGGCTACGTGAAAATGTGGTACAAGGACTATGGCGCGCACGTGAAAACGGGCGACGTCCTTGCCGAGATCAATACGCCGAGCCTCGATGCGCAATACGAGGCGGCGAAGGCGAACTACAATGTGGTCATGGCCCGTTACCGGCTGGCGGTGATTACGGCGGATCGCTGGGCGGCGTTGAAAGGCACCCAGGCGGTATCCCGCCAGGAGGTGGACGTTCAGGCGGCCAACGCGGCGGCGGAGAAGGCGCAGGTCGATCAGGCGCAGCATGAAGTCGATCGTTACGTCGCGCTGGAGAACTTCAAGAAGATCGTGGCGCCGTTCGATGGTGTCGTGACGTCGCGCCTGGTCAATGTCGGCGATTATGTGAATGCCGGCGGTGGTGATGTGAACTCCCGCGGGAGTGCATCGGAACTGTTCACCGTTGCCGATATGCATCGCATGCGCGTCTTCGTCTCCGTGCCGCAGGATTACGCAGCTGTGATCTCCGACAAGTTGCGCGCGAAGCTGACGGTGCCGCAATATCCCGGCAAAGAGTATCAGGCTGAATTCCTGGCGACCGCGCAGGCCTTCAACGCCGCAACCCGCACGGTGACGACGGAATTGACCGTAGGTAACGATGACCAGACATTATGGCCCGATTCCTATGCGACGGCGCATTTCGAGGCGCCGGGTGATCCATCCGTCCTGATCCTGCCCGAGAACGCTCTGCTGTTCCGTGCCCAGGGCATGCAAGTGGTTGAGATCGTTAACAATCGCGTCCATCTGGTGGACGTGAAAGTCGGCATCAACTTCGGCACGACGGTGCAGATTCTGGGCGGTGTGACCACGCACGACCAGATCGTCGCCAATCCGACGGCGGACATGCTTGAAGGGCAGGAGGTGCGCGTCCAGCCGCCGACGCCGGGCTACAACGAGGCGACAGCCATGCCGCGCAGGAACGTGCCGAATCCTCATGACGATACCCGGGCGATGCCCGAGGACAACAGTCCGTCACCGGAGGCCGGGGCGCGCCAATGA
- the rplJ gene encoding 50S ribosomal protein L10, with protein sequence MDRTEKRAFVEFLANVFGSTSMVVVTQNKGLTVADVTELRRRVRAAGATYKVAKNRLASRALDGTQFDGILPLLKGPTALAWADEPVAVAKVIVEFAKTNDKLVVLGGALGAQTLNADGIRALAELPSLDELRAKLVGMINTPATRIAGVVQAPAGQLARVFGAYAKTGEEAA encoded by the coding sequence TTGGACCGTACGGAAAAGCGGGCCTTTGTCGAATTCCTCGCCAACGTGTTCGGCAGCACGTCAATGGTGGTCGTCACCCAGAATAAGGGTTTGACGGTCGCTGATGTGACGGAGCTTCGTCGACGCGTTCGCGCGGCGGGTGCGACATATAAGGTTGCGAAGAACCGGCTGGCCAGCCGCGCTCTGGATGGGACCCAATTCGACGGCATCCTGCCGCTGCTGAAGGGGCCGACCGCGCTTGCGTGGGCGGATGAGCCTGTGGCTGTGGCGAAGGTGATCGTCGAGTTCGCCAAGACGAACGACAAGCTGGTGGTGCTCGGTGGCGCCCTGGGTGCGCAGACGCTGAATGCGGATGGTATCCGGGCATTGGCCGAACTGCCGTCGCTGGACGAACTGCGTGCGAAGCTGGTGGGTATGATCAATACCCCGGCGACGCGTATCGCAGGCGTTGTCCAGGCGCCGGCCGGACAGCTTGCGCGCGTTTTTGGCGCCTATGCCAAGACGGGCGAAGAGGCAGCCTGA
- the rplL gene encoding 50S ribosomal protein L7/L12: MADLNKIVDELSALTVLEAAELSKLLEEKWGVSAAAPVAAVAAAPGAAAAPAEEQTEFTVVLAAAGDKKINVIKEIRGITGLGLKEAKDLVEGAPKTVKEGVSKDDAAKIKKVLEDNGAKVEIK, translated from the coding sequence ATGGCCGACCTAAACAAGATTGTTGACGAACTATCCGCTTTGACCGTTCTCGAAGCGGCTGAGCTTTCCAAGCTGCTCGAAGAGAAGTGGGGCGTTTCCGCTGCTGCTCCGGTGGCGGCTGTTGCCGCTGCGCCGGGCGCTGCTGCCGCACCGGCTGAAGAGCAGACCGAGTTCACCGTTGTTCTCGCCGCCGCTGGCGACAAGAAGATCAACGTGATTAAGGAAATCCGTGGCATCACGGGCCTGGGCCTGAAGGAAGCCAAGGACCTGGTCGAAGGCGCGCCGAAGACCGTCAAGGAAGGCGTCAGCAAGGACGACGCGGCGAAGATCAAGAAGGTGCTGGAAGACAACGGCGCCAAGGTCGAAATCAAGTAA
- the rpoB gene encoding DNA-directed RNA polymerase subunit beta, with protein MNAITKSFTGRKRIRKSFGRIPEVAPMPNLIDVQRASYEAFLQMNVSPDSRQQAGLQEVFRSVFPINDFAGRGRLEFVSYELEEPKYDVEECIQRGLTFAAPLKVILRLIVWDVDEDTGSRSIRDIKEQPVYMGDMPLMTDNGTFIINGTERVIVSQMHRSPGVFFDHDKGKTHSSGKYLFAARVIPYRGSWLDFEFDAKDLIYVRIDRKRKLPVTTLLYALEGENSIAARAAKAEEGGDVDAMPIRGMDQDEILGYFYNEVPFTRMPKGWARPFDPEAFRGLKLLEPLYDADTGEVVAEADAKLTARAVRKIAENTRVVLVGRADLLGRFVAHDLVNEHTGEIYAEAGEELTEARLAALEDAGVTELPMLSVDGQHGPWIRNTLAVDKNMSRDDALVDIYRIMRPGEPPTPETAEAMFRGLFFDPDRYDLSAVGRVKMNMRLEVDAPDTLRVLRKEDILRTVKIMCELKDGRGQIDDIDNLGNRRVRSVGELMENQYRVGLLRMERAIRERMGSVDIDTVMPHDLINAKPAAAAVREFFGSSQLSQFMDQTNPLSEVTHKRRLSALGPGGLTRERAGFEVRDVHPTHYGRICPIETPEGPNIGLINSLSTYAKVNKYGFIETPYRLVKDGVLQDGWKYLSAMEEDKLIVAQADAKQNKETGELTDELVSVRRSGDFRLVPPEQVTACDVSPKQLVSVAAALIPFLENDDANRALMGSNMQRQAVPLVRADAPLVGTGMEAAVAHDSGATIVAKRNGVVDQIDGARIVVRATDVAGATQGVDIYRLRKYMRSNQSTCINQRPLVRVGDTVHAGDIIADGPSTELGELALGRNVLVAFMPWNGYNFEDSILISERIARDDVFTSIHIEEFEVMARDTKLGQEEITRDIPNVGEESLRNLDEAGIVYVGAEVNPGDILVGKVTPKGESPMTPEEKLLRAIFGEKASDVRDTSLKLPPGTTGTIVDVRVFSRRGVDKDERAMAIERAEIERLTKDRDDERAIQERSFLNRLRERLLNQTAGAGFKGIKSGTVITEDVLAEHPRGAWRNIVVSDDSVMSEIETLRREFDAAVGRIQARFDSKVEKLQRGDELPPGVMKMVKVFVAVKRKLQPGDKMAGRHGNKGVVSRVVPVEDMPFLEDGTAVDLVLNPLGVPSRMNVGQILETHLGWACANLGQDIGRLADDYQRTGEKKQELLDRLKDVYGDDIYTSDIATLPNEQLMELAGNLRKGVPIATPVFDGASIPDIEDMLAKAGVDKSGQSQLIDGRTGEPFERKTTVGYIYMLKLHHLVDDKIHARSIGPYSLVTQQPLGGKAQFGGQRFGEMEVWALEAYGAAYTLQEMLTVKSDDVSGRTKVYEAIVREHDDFEAGIPESFNVLIKELKSLGLNVDLEQSGS; from the coding sequence ATGAACGCGATCACCAAATCGTTCACGGGACGCAAGCGTATTCGCAAGAGCTTCGGGCGCATCCCCGAAGTCGCACCGATGCCCAATCTGATCGACGTGCAGCGTGCGAGTTACGAAGCGTTCCTACAGATGAACGTCTCGCCGGATAGCCGTCAGCAGGCGGGTTTGCAGGAAGTTTTCCGCTCGGTCTTTCCGATCAACGATTTTGCCGGGCGTGGTCGCCTGGAGTTCGTGTCCTACGAACTCGAAGAGCCGAAATACGATGTCGAGGAATGCATCCAGCGCGGTCTGACATTCGCCGCGCCGCTGAAGGTGATCCTGCGCCTGATCGTCTGGGATGTGGACGAGGATACGGGGTCGCGCTCGATCCGCGACATCAAGGAGCAGCCTGTCTACATGGGCGACATGCCGCTCATGACCGACAATGGCACGTTCATCATCAATGGCACCGAGCGCGTCATCGTCAGCCAGATGCATCGCAGCCCCGGCGTGTTCTTCGATCACGACAAGGGCAAGACGCATTCTTCCGGCAAATATCTCTTTGCCGCGCGTGTCATTCCCTATCGCGGTTCGTGGCTCGACTTCGAGTTCGACGCCAAGGACCTGATTTACGTGCGTATCGATCGCAAGCGTAAGCTGCCGGTCACGACTCTGCTTTACGCCCTTGAGGGCGAGAATTCGATTGCTGCTCGTGCTGCGAAGGCGGAAGAGGGTGGCGATGTCGATGCGATGCCGATCCGCGGCATGGATCAGGATGAAATCCTCGGCTACTTCTACAATGAAGTGCCTTTCACGCGGATGCCGAAGGGTTGGGCGCGCCCGTTCGATCCTGAGGCGTTCCGTGGCCTGAAGCTGCTTGAGCCCTTGTACGATGCCGATACCGGTGAGGTCGTCGCGGAAGCCGATGCCAAGCTGACGGCGCGCGCCGTGCGCAAGATTGCCGAGAACACGCGGGTCGTGCTCGTCGGTCGTGCCGATCTTCTGGGCCGGTTCGTGGCGCATGACCTCGTCAACGAGCATACCGGCGAAATCTACGCCGAGGCCGGCGAGGAACTGACGGAAGCACGTCTGGCCGCGCTGGAAGATGCCGGTGTCACCGAACTGCCGATGCTGTCCGTCGATGGTCAGCATGGTCCGTGGATTCGCAATACGCTCGCCGTCGACAAGAACATGTCCCGCGACGACGCGCTTGTGGACATCTACCGCATCATGCGCCCGGGCGAGCCGCCGACCCCGGAGACGGCGGAAGCGATGTTCCGTGGTCTGTTCTTCGATCCGGACCGCTACGACCTTTCGGCTGTCGGTCGGGTGAAGATGAACATGCGTCTGGAAGTCGATGCGCCGGACACGCTGCGTGTCCTGCGCAAGGAGGACATCCTGCGCACGGTCAAGATCATGTGCGAACTCAAGGACGGTCGCGGCCAGATCGACGACATCGATAACCTCGGTAACCGTCGTGTCCGCTCGGTCGGCGAGCTGATGGAAAACCAGTATCGTGTCGGTCTGCTCCGCATGGAGCGTGCGATTCGTGAGCGCATGGGCTCAGTCGATATCGACACGGTGATGCCGCATGACCTGATTAACGCCAAGCCTGCGGCGGCGGCGGTGCGCGAGTTTTTCGGCTCGTCGCAGCTCAGCCAGTTCATGGACCAGACCAACCCGCTTTCCGAAGTCACGCACAAGCGTCGTCTTTCGGCGCTTGGCCCGGGCGGTCTGACGCGTGAGCGTGCCGGCTTCGAGGTTCGTGACGTTCATCCGACGCATTATGGTCGTATCTGCCCGATCGAAACGCCGGAAGGGCCGAACATCGGTCTGATCAACTCGCTGTCGACCTATGCCAAGGTGAACAAGTACGGCTTCATCGAGACGCCGTATCGCCTGGTCAAGGACGGCGTATTGCAGGATGGCTGGAAGTACCTCTCCGCGATGGAAGAGGACAAGCTGATCGTTGCGCAGGCTGACGCGAAGCAGAACAAGGAAACGGGCGAACTGACCGACGAGCTGGTGTCGGTCCGTCGTTCAGGCGACTTCCGCCTTGTGCCGCCTGAGCAGGTCACGGCATGTGACGTTTCGCCGAAGCAGCTTGTTTCCGTGGCCGCGGCGTTGATTCCGTTCCTTGAGAACGATGACGCCAACCGCGCGCTGATGGGCTCGAACATGCAACGTCAGGCCGTGCCGCTGGTACGTGCCGATGCGCCGCTGGTTGGCACCGGCATGGAAGCAGCCGTCGCGCACGACTCGGGCGCGACGATCGTCGCCAAGCGCAATGGTGTCGTCGATCAGATCGATGGCGCGCGTATCGTGGTGCGGGCGACGGATGTCGCGGGTGCAACGCAGGGCGTCGATATATATCGTCTGCGTAAATACATGCGTTCCAACCAGAGTACCTGCATCAACCAGCGTCCGCTGGTGCGCGTGGGCGATACCGTGCATGCGGGCGATATCATTGCCGACGGTCCGTCCACCGAGTTGGGCGAACTGGCGCTGGGCCGGAACGTGCTGGTCGCGTTCATGCCCTGGAACGGTTACAACTTCGAAGACTCGATCCTGATTTCCGAGCGGATCGCGCGTGATGACGTCTTCACCTCGATCCATATCGAGGAGTTCGAGGTCATGGCCCGCGATACCAAGCTGGGCCAGGAAGAGATCACGCGCGATATTCCGAATGTCGGCGAAGAGTCGCTGCGCAACCTCGACGAGGCGGGAATCGTCTATGTCGGCGCGGAAGTGAATCCGGGCGACATTCTGGTTGGCAAGGTGACGCCGAAGGGTGAAAGCCCGATGACGCCGGAAGAAAAGCTTCTGCGCGCCATCTTCGGTGAAAAGGCTTCCGACGTTCGCGATACGTCGCTGAAGTTGCCGCCCGGCACCACGGGCACGATCGTTGACGTGCGCGTCTTCTCCCGCCGTGGCGTGGACAAGGACGAGCGCGCGATGGCAATCGAGCGCGCCGAGATCGAGCGTCTCACGAAGGATCGGGACGATGAGCGTGCGATCCAGGAGCGCAGTTTCCTGAATCGTCTGCGTGAGCGTTTGCTCAATCAGACGGCGGGTGCGGGCTTCAAGGGCATCAAGTCCGGCACGGTCATCACGGAAGACGTGCTGGCGGAGCATCCGCGTGGTGCATGGCGCAACATCGTCGTGTCCGATGACAGCGTGATGTCCGAGATCGAGACGCTGCGCCGTGAATTCGATGCTGCCGTCGGGCGCATCCAGGCGCGTTTCGACAGCAAGGTCGAGAAGCTGCAGCGTGGCGACGAACTGCCGCCGGGCGTCATGAAGATGGTCAAGGTGTTCGTGGCGGTGAAGCGTAAGCTGCAGCCGGGCGACAAGATGGCCGGTCGTCATGGTAACAAGGGTGTCGTCTCGCGCGTCGTGCCGGTCGAGGACATGCCGTTCCTTGAGGATGGCACAGCCGTGGATCTGGTTCTGAACCCGCTGGGCGTGCCGTCGCGCATGAACGTCGGTCAGATTCTCGAGACGCATCTGGGCTGGGCCTGTGCCAATCTCGGGCAGGATATCGGTCGACTGGCGGACGATTATCAGCGCACGGGCGAGAAGAAGCAGGAACTGCTGGATCGTCTGAAGGATGTCTATGGTGACGACATCTACACCAGCGATATTGCGACCCTGCCGAACGAGCAGTTGATGGAGCTGGCCGGTAACCTGCGCAAGGGCGTGCCGATCGCGACGCCGGTGTTCGATGGTGCGTCGATCCCGGATATCGAGGACATGCTGGCCAAGGCCGGCGTGGACAAGTCCGGGCAGTCGCAGTTGATCGACGGTCGTACGGGTGAGCCGTTCGAGCGCAAGACGACCGTTGGCTATATCTACATGCTCAAGCTGCATCATCTCGTGGACGACAAGATCCACGCTCGTTCGATCGGTCCGTATTCGTTGGTCACGCAGCAGCCGCTGGGTGGTAAGGCGCAGTTCGGTGGTCAGCGCTTCGGCGAGATGGAAGTGTGGGCGCTGGAGGCTTACGGTGCGGCGTATACGCTGCAGGAAATGCTGACGGTGAAGTCGGACGACGTATCCGGCCGCACCAAGGTCTATGAGGCCATCGTGCGTGAGCATGACGATTTCGAGGCCGGCATTCCGGAGAGCTTCAACGTGCTCATCAAGGAACTGAAGTCTCTCGGCCTGAACGTCGATCTTGAGCAGAGCGGCTCGTAA
- the rplK gene encoding 50S ribosomal protein L11 yields the protein MAKKVVGYIKLQIPAGKANPSPPVGPALGQRGLNIMQFCKEFNAKTQSLEPGMPIPVVITAYADRTFTFITKTPPNTYFLLKAAKISKGSQTVGKSAAVGSVTIAQLREIAAEKGKDMNANDLDGAVRMLAGSAKSMGISVVEG from the coding sequence ATGGCCAAGAAAGTCGTTGGCTACATCAAGTTGCAAATTCCTGCCGGCAAGGCGAATCCGTCGCCGCCGGTTGGTCCGGCGCTCGGTCAGCGCGGTCTGAACATCATGCAGTTCTGCAAGGAGTTCAACGCCAAGACGCAGAGCCTCGAGCCCGGCATGCCGATTCCGGTGGTCATCACGGCCTATGCGGATCGTACTTTCACGTTCATCACCAAGACCCCGCCGAACACCTACTTCCTTCTGAAGGCCGCCAAGATCTCCAAGGGCAGCCAGACGGTCGGCAAGAGTGCGGCCGTCGGTTCGGTGACGATCGCGCAGCTGCGCGAGATCGCCGCGGAGAAGGGCAAGGACATGAACGCCAACGACCTGGACGGTGCGGTGCGCATGCTCGCCGGTTCCGCCAAGTCGATGGGCATTTCGGTGGTGGAGGGCTGA